The following coding sequences are from one Lysinibacillus sp. FSL W8-0992 window:
- the nikB gene encoding nickel ABC transporter permease subunit NikB yields MGTYILKRITSIIPVFLLATLLTSGMIHLSPVDPAEAYLAAAHIQPTDEILAQKRQEFGLDQPFLKQYINSIIKIIQLDFGNSYVSKKPVWEEVTSKIPATIQLALGSLLIAVVFSVPLGFLAGVKKNSLIDYTSRLLSYMGASIPSFWLGYILIFFFSVKLNLFPVEGIGTWQHLVLPSITLAVPLVATYTRLLRASVLENIQESYVLFARTRGIKETIIMAKHVLRIAISPMITGLGINLGKLLTGAIIVETVFSWPGFGRYFIEAILNRDIPIIQCYVLIAACLFIISNLIVDLIQMYIDPRISRKEGRLQ; encoded by the coding sequence ATGGGTACTTATATACTAAAAAGAATTACGTCGATTATTCCAGTTTTTCTTTTGGCTACACTTCTTACATCTGGAATGATCCACCTTTCGCCGGTGGACCCAGCTGAGGCGTATTTAGCAGCGGCTCATATTCAACCAACAGATGAAATATTAGCTCAAAAAAGACAAGAATTTGGTTTAGATCAACCATTTTTAAAACAGTATATAAACTCTATTATTAAAATAATTCAGCTTGATTTTGGTAACTCGTATGTTTCTAAAAAGCCTGTTTGGGAAGAGGTTACATCTAAAATACCGGCCACTATTCAGCTAGCTCTAGGAAGTTTATTAATAGCGGTGGTGTTCAGTGTTCCTCTTGGGTTCTTAGCCGGAGTGAAGAAAAACAGCTTGATTGATTATACTAGTCGCTTGCTCTCGTATATGGGAGCATCGATTCCTTCTTTTTGGCTAGGTTATATATTGATTTTTTTCTTTTCTGTCAAACTTAATCTATTTCCAGTGGAGGGTATTGGGACATGGCAGCATCTTGTTCTGCCCTCCATTACATTAGCTGTCCCTTTAGTGGCTACGTATACAAGGCTGTTGCGTGCAAGTGTGTTAGAAAATATACAAGAGTCTTATGTATTATTTGCCCGGACGAGAGGAATAAAAGAAACAATTATTATGGCAAAGCATGTATTAAGGATTGCGATTTCTCCAATGATTACTGGACTAGGGATAAATCTTGGAAAACTTTTAACGGGAGCAATTATCGTTGAAACGGTCTTTTCTTGGCCAGGGTTTGGTCGCTATTTTATTGAAGCTATCTTAAACCGTGATATACCTATCATTCAGTGCTATGTATTAATTGCAGCTTGTTTATTTATTATTAGCAATTTAATCGTAGATCTTATTCAAATGTATATCGACCCCCGTATTTCAAGGAAAGAAGGGCGTCTTCAATGA
- a CDS encoding aldehyde dehydrogenase family protein: protein MDIKNLGNQFIGGEWREGQSNSLLHDINPYSDEVITEFKLANVSDIDYAYQAAQQAKQEWDKVNPYKKRDILENAVKYIEENEEAITSIIMDELGGTRLKAAFEIGLVKNIIKEAATFPIRMEGKILPSTIDDVENRLYRIPAGVVGVISPFNFPFFLSMKSVAPALGAGNAVVLKPHEDTPITGGTLIGKIFEEAGVPKGLMNVVVTDINEIGDAFVEHPIPRIISFTGSTKVGSYIGQVAIKNFKKPLLELGGNSAFIVLEDADMGYAVGAATFSRFTHQGQICMSANRILVQKSIYNEFLDKYVAKVSSLKVGDPRDPETIIGPVINDRQAANLEAMIEKGIAEGAKAVIKGNIKGRMVEPTILADVTTDMSVAQEELFGPVVCVIPFETEEEAIQIANDTRFGLSGAIHTANLERGVEMAKKVHTGMIHVNDLTINDEPNVAFGGEKQSGIGRLNGEWSLEEFTTLKWISVNYSKRILPY, encoded by the coding sequence ATGGATATTAAAAATTTAGGAAATCAATTTATAGGTGGGGAATGGAGAGAAGGACAAAGTAATAGCCTTTTACATGACATTAATCCCTATTCAGATGAAGTCATAACAGAATTTAAATTAGCAAACGTTTCTGATATTGATTATGCATATCAAGCCGCGCAACAAGCGAAGCAAGAATGGGACAAAGTAAACCCATATAAAAAGCGTGATATTCTTGAAAATGCAGTGAAATATATTGAAGAAAACGAAGAGGCCATTACATCGATTATTATGGATGAATTAGGTGGGACAAGATTAAAGGCTGCTTTTGAAATTGGTCTTGTTAAGAATATTATTAAAGAGGCTGCAACATTCCCAATTCGTATGGAAGGTAAGATTTTACCTTCAACAATCGATGATGTAGAAAACAGACTTTATCGCATTCCAGCAGGCGTTGTTGGCGTCATTAGTCCATTTAACTTCCCATTCTTTTTATCAATGAAATCTGTAGCACCTGCATTAGGTGCTGGGAACGCTGTTGTATTAAAGCCTCATGAAGATACACCTATTACAGGTGGAACATTAATTGGAAAGATTTTTGAAGAAGCTGGTGTACCAAAAGGATTAATGAATGTTGTTGTAACGGATATTAATGAAATCGGGGATGCATTTGTTGAGCATCCAATTCCAAGAATTATTTCCTTCACAGGCTCAACAAAGGTAGGAAGTTACATTGGTCAAGTAGCGATTAAAAATTTCAAAAAGCCATTATTAGAGTTAGGTGGCAATAGTGCATTTATCGTATTAGAAGATGCAGATATGGGTTACGCAGTTGGTGCTGCGACATTTAGTCGATTCACACACCAAGGGCAAATTTGTATGTCAGCAAACCGCATTTTAGTGCAGAAATCGATCTACAATGAGTTCCTTGACAAGTATGTAGCGAAAGTTTCTTCACTGAAAGTTGGTGATCCAAGAGATCCTGAAACAATCATTGGCCCAGTCATTAATGATCGCCAAGCAGCTAACCTAGAAGCAATGATTGAAAAAGGCATTGCTGAAGGTGCGAAAGCCGTTATTAAAGGTAATATTAAAGGTAGAATGGTAGAGCCAACGATTTTAGCAGATGTAACAACAGACATGAGTGTGGCACAAGAAGAGCTATTTGGCCCAGTTGTTTGTGTTATTCCATTCGAAACGGAAGAAGAAGCTATTCAAATCGCAAATGATACTCGTTTTGGATTAAGCGGTGCAATTCATACGGCTAACCTTGAACGTGGTGTAGAAATGGCTAAGAAAGTACATACAGGTATGATTCATGTAAATGATTTAACAATCAATGATGAACCAAATGTTGCATTTGGTGGCGAAAAACAATCAGGTATCGGTCGCTTAAACGGAGAATGGAGCCTTGAGGAGTTTACAACTTTAAAATGGATTTCTGTAAACTATAGCAAAAGAATTTTACCTTATTAA
- a CDS encoding tRNA dihydrouridine synthase, with product MTDNFWRDLPRPFFVLAPMEDVTDVVFRHVVNKAGRPDVFFTEFTNSDSYCHPEGQKSVRGRLLFTEDEQPMVAHIWGDNPEYFRQMSVGMAELGFKGIDINMGCPVPNVATRGKGSGLILRPEVAAELIQAAKAGGLPVSVKTRLGYTEVDEWKEWLTHILKQDIANLSIHLRTRKEMSQVEAHWELIPDIKKLRDEIAPNTLLTINGDIPDRETGMKLVEQYGVDGVMIGRGIFKNPFAFEKEPKEHTSKEYLDLLRLQLDLQDKYAEELPRSVTALHRFFKIYVKGFRGAGELRNQLMNTKTTDEVRALLDRFE from the coding sequence ATGACAGATAATTTTTGGCGGGATTTACCGCGACCGTTTTTTGTACTTGCACCAATGGAAGATGTGACAGATGTTGTTTTTCGTCATGTCGTAAATAAAGCAGGTAGACCAGATGTATTTTTCACGGAGTTTACAAACTCGGATAGCTACTGTCACCCAGAGGGACAGAAAAGTGTGCGAGGGCGTCTACTTTTCACTGAAGACGAACAGCCAATGGTTGCACATATATGGGGAGACAATCCTGAATATTTCCGTCAAATGAGTGTTGGAATGGCAGAGCTAGGCTTTAAAGGCATAGATATTAACATGGGCTGTCCTGTACCGAATGTGGCAACGAGAGGAAAGGGTAGCGGTCTAATTTTACGCCCAGAAGTTGCTGCGGAGCTAATACAAGCAGCTAAAGCGGGCGGTCTGCCTGTAAGTGTTAAAACAAGACTTGGTTACACTGAAGTAGATGAGTGGAAAGAATGGCTAACACATATTTTAAAGCAGGATATCGCAAACCTTTCTATTCACCTACGTACGAGAAAGGAAATGAGCCAAGTAGAAGCACACTGGGAGCTAATTCCGGATATTAAGAAATTACGAGATGAAATTGCACCTAATACGCTGTTAACAATCAATGGGGACATTCCTGATCGTGAAACTGGCATGAAGCTTGTTGAACAATATGGTGTTGATGGGGTTATGATTGGTCGAGGTATTTTTAAAAATCCTTTTGCCTTTGAAAAAGAGCCGAAAGAACATACTAGTAAGGAATATTTAGATCTTTTAAGATTACAGCTTGATCTTCAGGATAAATATGCAGAGGAGTTGCCACGTTCAGTTACAGCACTGCATCGCTTTTTCAAAATTTATGTTAAAGGATTCCGCGGAGCAGGTGAATTAAGAAATCAATTGATGAATACAAAAACAACAGATGAAGTACGTGCATTGCTAGATAGATTTGAATAA
- a CDS encoding LTA synthase family protein yields the protein MKNLVSKNLLNKFLGIYILAVLILWVKTYIAQTAQFDLGVEGALQHFLLLLNPLGSAMLFLGFSFLFRGKKKYTSLVVIYTLMSILLYANVVYYRFFSDFITLPTIFQTQNFGDLGGSILSLLKPYDILFFVDVLVMIYLRFSRKIEKETNRFGYKKAFAIIAFALAISIVNLGLAETSRPQLLSRGFDRNYIVKYLGMYNYTIYDTVETMKASSERALADSSDITEVINYTKSNYANPNPKYFGAAKGMNVVYLHLESFQNFLIDYKLNGEEVTPFLNSLAKDKNTMYFDNFFHQTGQGKTSDAEFMLENSLFGLPQGSAYITKAQNTYQAAPSILKNYGYTSAVFHGNNGSFWNRNVIYKSFGFDKFYDASYYDTASSDNMAEYGLLDKPFFEQSQSLLSSLPQPFYTKLITVGNHYPYKMNQDLVTIDKATTGDASVDNYFQTARYADEAIEQMFNQLKESGLYDNTMIVLYGDHYGISDNHNAAMEQVMGKEITPYESANLQRVPLFIHVPGMQGETNHTYGGQTDLLPTLLHLLGIETQNYVQFGSDLLSEEHNEIVPFRNGDFVSPSIYSINEKYYDNKTGLLLDDSQLESAKAMKKEVDFKLGLSDKVVNGDLLRFYTPTGFTPVDPSKYNYSKDESVESK from the coding sequence ATGAAAAATCTAGTAAGTAAAAACTTATTAAACAAATTTTTAGGGATTTATATATTAGCTGTTTTAATTTTATGGGTTAAAACATACATCGCTCAAACAGCACAGTTTGATTTAGGTGTAGAAGGAGCACTTCAACATTTCCTTTTACTATTAAATCCACTAGGTTCAGCAATGCTATTCCTAGGGTTCTCATTTTTATTTAGAGGAAAGAAAAAATATACATCACTCGTTGTAATTTACACGCTTATGTCTATTCTTTTATATGCGAATGTTGTGTATTACAGATTTTTTAGTGATTTCATTACATTACCAACAATTTTCCAAACACAGAACTTTGGCGATTTAGGTGGTAGTATTCTATCGTTATTAAAACCTTATGACATTTTATTCTTTGTCGATGTACTTGTCATGATTTACCTACGTTTCTCAAGAAAAATAGAAAAAGAAACAAATCGTTTTGGATATAAAAAAGCATTTGCAATTATTGCATTTGCCTTAGCAATATCAATCGTAAACTTAGGATTAGCTGAAACTAGTCGTCCGCAACTTTTATCTCGAGGTTTTGATAGAAACTATATTGTGAAATATTTAGGAATGTATAACTATACTATTTATGACACAGTAGAAACGATGAAAGCATCTTCAGAAAGAGCATTGGCGGATAGTAGTGATATTACAGAAGTAATTAACTATACAAAATCTAACTATGCCAACCCTAATCCAAAATATTTTGGTGCGGCAAAAGGAATGAATGTTGTCTATTTACATTTAGAATCATTCCAAAACTTCCTTATCGACTATAAATTAAATGGTGAAGAAGTTACGCCATTTTTAAATTCATTAGCAAAAGATAAAAACACAATGTATTTTGACAACTTTTTCCATCAAACAGGACAAGGTAAAACATCTGATGCAGAATTTATGTTAGAAAACTCTTTATTCGGATTACCACAAGGTTCTGCTTATATTACGAAAGCACAAAATACGTACCAAGCAGCACCAAGTATTTTAAAAAATTATGGTTATACTTCAGCTGTCTTCCACGGCAACAACGGAAGCTTCTGGAACCGAAATGTCATTTATAAATCATTTGGATTCGATAAGTTTTATGATGCTAGTTATTATGACACAGCCTCTTCAGATAACATGGCTGAATATGGTTTATTAGATAAACCATTCTTTGAACAATCTCAAAGTCTTTTAAGTTCTTTACCACAACCGTTTTATACAAAGTTAATTACGGTAGGGAATCACTATCCATATAAAATGAATCAAGACTTAGTAACAATCGATAAAGCTACTACTGGAGATGCAAGTGTAGATAATTATTTCCAAACTGCACGTTATGCAGATGAAGCAATCGAGCAGATGTTCAATCAATTAAAAGAATCAGGCTTATATGATAATACGATGATTGTTCTTTATGGGGACCATTATGGTATTTCAGATAATCATAATGCGGCGATGGAGCAAGTTATGGGTAAAGAAATTACACCATATGAAAGTGCTAATTTACAACGCGTACCACTATTCATTCATGTTCCAGGAATGCAAGGTGAAACTAACCATACTTATGGTGGTCAAACAGACCTTCTTCCAACGCTATTACATTTACTAGGAATTGAAACGCAAAACTATGTTCAATTCGGTTCCGATTTATTATCAGAAGAGCACAATGAAATTGTACCATTTAGAAATGGTGATTTTGTAAGTCCTTCGATTTATTCAATTAATGAAAAATATTACGATAACAAAACAGGTTTACTATTAGATGATAGTCAATTAGAGTCAGCGAAAGCTATGAAAAAAGAAGTAGACTTTAAGTTAGGGTTATCTGACAAAGTAGTGAATGGTGACTTATTGAGATTTTATACGCCAACAGGATTCACGCCCGTAGATCCATCTAAGTATAACTACAGCAAAGATGAGAGTGTAGAATCTAAATAA
- the nikE gene encoding nickel import ATP-binding protein NikE has protein sequence MSLLQVNEVTHSYGFGFRSFFKRHNRPKKVLSSISLSIEEGNCLGILGTSGAGKSTLGKVILGLERPQHGQVLFQGHDIYTVDKHTRQKIRRNLQAVFQDSYSSVNPRMTAERIIAEPLENYEKLTIAEQRRVVIELLERVGLSEKDLKKYPHQFSGGQLQRINIARAISLKPKLIVLDESVSSLDMVNQTLILGLLRDLKKDFGLSYFFITHDIKAACAISDTLGVIERGELVNLYNSKRQFFASEHPVVKKMIDSMLPEHPQQRCQSLKQF, from the coding sequence ATGAGTTTATTGCAAGTTAATGAAGTAACTCATAGCTATGGATTTGGCTTCCGAAGCTTTTTCAAAAGGCACAATCGTCCTAAAAAAGTGCTTTCTAGTATTTCTCTTTCGATTGAGGAAGGAAACTGCTTAGGAATACTCGGTACGAGTGGAGCTGGTAAAAGCACGTTAGGAAAAGTGATTCTTGGTTTGGAACGACCACAGCATGGACAAGTTCTGTTTCAAGGGCATGATATTTATACAGTAGATAAGCACACTCGTCAAAAAATTCGCCGTAATTTGCAAGCTGTTTTTCAAGATTCTTACTCGTCCGTTAACCCTCGAATGACTGCCGAACGGATTATTGCAGAACCACTAGAAAATTATGAAAAGCTGACAATAGCTGAACAAAGGCGAGTTGTTATTGAATTATTGGAAAGGGTAGGGCTCAGTGAAAAGGACTTGAAAAAATATCCGCATCAATTTAGTGGTGGCCAATTGCAACGTATCAATATAGCAAGGGCAATTTCACTTAAGCCAAAGCTAATTGTTTTAGACGAATCTGTTAGTAGTTTAGATATGGTGAATCAAACCCTTATTTTAGGGTTACTAAGAGATCTAAAAAAAGACTTTGGATTATCTTATTTTTTTATTACACATGATATTAAAGCAGCCTGCGCAATTAGTGATACATTAGGTGTAATAGAAAGAGGAGAATTAGTCAATTTATACAATTCAAAAAGGCAATTTTTTGCATCAGAACATCCTGTTGTAAAGAAAATGATAGACTCTATGTTGCCTGAGCATCCACAACAAAGGTGCCAGTCACTAAAACAATTCTGA
- the nikA gene encoding nickel ABC transporter substrate-binding protein, with amino-acid sequence MLCAMNKSGVFLTSLFILLLSTVLFGCTKSDEEATPTTAESEEAKNILTMAWPRDVGEMNPHVYNPTQLFAQSMVYEPLVSYQSGGELKPHLAESWEVSEDGKVYTFHLRKDVKFSDGSSFNAEIVKKNFDTIMNNLQLHSWLGFLSKIEHTDVKDENTFQITLTEPYYPTIQELAVVRPVRFLGEAGFPNDSDTSKGVEQAIGTGPWILEEHKVDEYALYKRNDNYWGDKPKVEKIMVKVIPDTETRVLAFEKGEVDLIFGEGAISLDSFLQLQSTVKYNTSISEPVATRLLVMNTKQEQLSDERVRQALHYGFNKELMVEGISSGLEKVADRILSTNFPYTSKIEVKSIQYDVEKAKSLLDEAGWILPEGKTVREKGGEQLAVELMYNSAETIQKVMAETLQSEWAAIGVKLNIVPLELAEQIQRFKDNNFAINFFSNYGAPYDPHTFINIVATEGFGFSEAISAYPNKDELLKQMTEVPKTTDEKERQQLYASILSSLQDQGALVPISYLSQTAVYQKNVSDFTFPANRDEHPFTGISIK; translated from the coding sequence ATGCTTTGTGCAATGAATAAATCGGGAGTTTTTTTAACATCTTTGTTTATTTTGTTGCTATCAACAGTATTATTTGGTTGTACAAAGTCTGATGAAGAGGCTACACCAACAACGGCTGAGAGCGAAGAGGCAAAAAATATACTAACTATGGCATGGCCAAGAGATGTAGGTGAAATGAATCCACATGTTTATAACCCTACACAATTATTTGCTCAGTCGATGGTTTACGAACCTTTAGTAAGCTATCAAAGCGGGGGTGAGTTAAAACCGCACCTTGCTGAGTCGTGGGAAGTTTCTGAAGATGGAAAAGTTTATACATTTCATCTTCGTAAAGACGTAAAGTTTTCTGATGGATCAAGTTTTAACGCGGAAATTGTTAAAAAGAATTTTGATACGATCATGAACAATCTCCAATTACATAGTTGGCTGGGTTTTCTTTCTAAAATAGAGCATACGGACGTAAAGGATGAAAATACGTTTCAAATAACATTAACCGAGCCGTATTATCCAACGATTCAAGAGTTAGCTGTCGTTCGGCCTGTTCGTTTTTTAGGTGAGGCTGGATTCCCTAATGATTCTGATACTTCAAAAGGTGTCGAGCAAGCGATTGGTACTGGCCCTTGGATTTTGGAAGAACATAAGGTTGATGAATATGCACTGTACAAACGGAACGACAATTATTGGGGTGATAAGCCGAAAGTGGAGAAAATAATGGTGAAAGTCATTCCTGATACAGAAACAAGGGTACTAGCCTTTGAAAAAGGTGAAGTAGATTTAATTTTCGGTGAAGGGGCTATAAGTTTAGATTCCTTCTTACAATTACAATCGACTGTTAAATATAACACTAGTATTTCAGAGCCAGTTGCGACGAGGTTACTTGTCATGAATACAAAGCAAGAACAACTGTCTGATGAGCGTGTGCGCCAGGCTTTACATTATGGGTTTAATAAAGAATTAATGGTCGAAGGAATTAGCTCAGGTTTAGAAAAAGTAGCAGATCGTATTTTATCAACAAATTTCCCGTATACATCCAAAATTGAAGTGAAGTCGATTCAATATGATGTCGAAAAGGCAAAGTCTTTATTAGATGAAGCAGGCTGGATACTTCCAGAGGGGAAAACGGTTCGTGAAAAAGGTGGAGAGCAGCTCGCGGTGGAATTAATGTACAATTCAGCTGAAACTATTCAAAAAGTAATGGCGGAAACGTTGCAATCAGAATGGGCTGCTATTGGGGTGAAATTAAATATTGTTCCGCTAGAATTGGCAGAACAAATTCAAAGATTTAAAGATAATAACTTTGCTATTAATTTCTTTAGTAACTATGGTGCTCCTTATGATCCGCATACATTTATTAATATTGTAGCAACAGAAGGTTTTGGATTTAGTGAAGCAATATCTGCTTATCCGAACAAAGATGAATTGCTTAAACAAATGACAGAAGTTCCTAAAACTACAGATGAAAAAGAGCGTCAACAATTATACGCATCGATATTATCATCTCTACAAGATCAAGGAGCTCTTGTTCCTATTTCCTATTTAAGCCAGACAGCGGTCTATCAAAAGAACGTCTCTGACTTCACATTCCCTGCTAATCGAGACGAGCACCCATTCACAGGAATAAGCATTAAATAG
- the nikC gene encoding nickel ABC transporter permease subunit NikC — translation MRIRIRTLLKHQKAITICSIILAILFVIAIFAPWIAPNDPVAVNLAYKLQSPSWQFPLGTDHLGRCNLSRILYGARISLGFAMLIFISSLVIGLIIGTFSGYKGGWIDYMLMRLCDGILAFPNLILILGLVGIFGPGLPQVILALMLVQWVYYARIFRGMVLSLKEQNFIAAAKISGSSQRKIIKKHIIPNVLPPLVVIGTLEIGWAIIDISALSFLGFGVQPPIPEWGAMIHEGKAYIRTNPELMLYPGLSIMLVIITFNLLGEALAERYGIKRRF, via the coding sequence ATGAGAATAAGAATACGTACATTGTTGAAACATCAGAAAGCGATTACCATTTGTTCAATCATTTTAGCTATTCTTTTTGTCATCGCAATCTTTGCTCCTTGGATAGCACCAAATGATCCTGTTGCTGTTAATTTAGCATATAAGCTGCAGTCTCCATCTTGGCAGTTCCCATTAGGGACAGATCATTTAGGAAGATGTAACTTGTCACGGATATTATATGGTGCACGCATTTCATTGGGCTTTGCTATGCTTATTTTTATTTCTTCATTAGTTATTGGTTTAATTATAGGAACCTTTTCGGGATATAAAGGTGGATGGATCGATTATATGTTGATGAGATTATGCGATGGTATTTTGGCATTTCCGAATCTGATTCTTATTCTTGGCTTAGTTGGCATATTCGGTCCAGGGCTTCCACAAGTTATTTTAGCGCTAATGCTTGTGCAATGGGTTTATTACGCCAGAATATTCCGAGGCATGGTTCTTAGTCTGAAGGAGCAGAACTTTATTGCCGCCGCGAAAATTAGTGGCTCTTCACAACGAAAAATAATTAAAAAGCATATTATTCCTAATGTTCTCCCACCCCTTGTGGTAATTGGTACATTAGAAATCGGCTGGGCTATCATCGATATATCAGCACTGTCGTTCTTAGGCTTTGGGGTACAACCCCCTATACCAGAATGGGGGGCGATGATTCATGAAGGAAAAGCATATATTCGGACAAATCCAGAATTAATGCTTTATCCAGGCTTGAGCATTATGCTTGTGATTATTACTTTCAATCTATTAGGCGAAGCTTTAGCAGAACGTTACGGTATCAAACGAAGATTTTAA
- a CDS encoding methyl-accepting chemotaxis protein: MQEADVISAFIKVAPLLNGLIQDDITVGIYDTEKLIINIPAKTFALNVTPGDPLVEGDVITNAIKANKSLSAVIPKELFGFPLVARAIPLHDSTGKVIGGVGIGTSLEKAHKLFEMAESFSAIVEQTAASIEEISGSVGNLSDRVKDMTSSMKDVSSSAEEIGQISSVVKGISDQSNLLGLNAAIEAARAGEQGKGFAVVADEIRKLATNSKQNADQINHITKNIQQLLKVLNQSFAEVNTLTDTQSGSIYEFSSTIQEISLKAQQLAQFAEEILYDKEKK, translated from the coding sequence ATGCAAGAAGCAGATGTAATTAGTGCGTTTATTAAAGTAGCTCCTTTGTTAAACGGGCTTATTCAAGACGATATTACGGTAGGCATTTACGATACTGAGAAACTAATCATTAATATTCCAGCGAAGACATTCGCTTTAAATGTTACGCCAGGGGATCCACTTGTTGAAGGTGATGTCATCACAAATGCGATTAAAGCAAATAAATCTTTATCAGCAGTTATACCGAAAGAATTATTCGGCTTCCCACTTGTTGCAAGAGCTATCCCGCTTCACGATAGTACTGGGAAAGTAATTGGTGGGGTAGGCATTGGAACAAGTTTGGAAAAAGCTCATAAACTATTTGAAATGGCTGAAAGTTTCTCTGCGATTGTAGAGCAAACGGCCGCTTCTATTGAAGAAATTAGTGGCTCAGTAGGCAATTTATCCGACCGCGTGAAAGATATGACCTCTTCAATGAAAGATGTGAGTTCAAGTGCGGAGGAAATTGGTCAGATTTCTTCTGTAGTAAAAGGGATTTCAGATCAGAGTAATTTATTAGGTTTAAATGCGGCAATTGAGGCTGCACGTGCAGGCGAGCAGGGTAAAGGATTTGCAGTAGTGGCCGATGAAATACGTAAGCTTGCTACAAATTCGAAGCAAAATGCAGATCAAATTAATCATATTACAAAAAATATTCAACAGCTTCTAAAAGTGTTAAATCAATCATTTGCAGAAGTCAACACATTAACAGATACGCAATCGGGTTCAATCTACGAGTTTTCTTCAACGATTCAAGAAATAAGCTTGAAAGCTCAACAATTAGCACAATTTGCTGAAGAGATTTTATACGATAAGGAAAAAAAATAG
- the nikD gene encoding nickel import ATP-binding protein NikD, with protein MEIEQRKVLDVKNLYVKVKSQNGDAILVRDINFELNRGRILGLVGESGSGKTITSMSILQLLDKKTTTTIGSVALQGRELNGLAEKEMRKIRGKDIAFIMQNPMNAFTPVFTIGHQLIETIRSHTQWNKKQARELAIEALQHVNLPNPVNLLKQYPFQLSGGMLQRVMIATAACLHPAVIIADEPTTALDVNNQKKVLHHLDQIRSEYGSAILLISHDLGVISEMADEVVVMQNGKIVEQADVFQLFNEPQSDYTKRLLNARSILHIEEYIN; from the coding sequence TTGGAAATTGAACAGAGGAAGGTATTAGATGTTAAAAATTTGTATGTCAAAGTTAAATCCCAAAATGGCGATGCTATCCTCGTTCGAGATATTAATTTTGAATTAAATCGTGGGAGGATACTTGGACTTGTTGGGGAAAGTGGAAGCGGTAAAACTATTACTAGTATGTCTATTCTTCAACTTTTAGATAAGAAGACAACAACTACTATAGGTAGCGTAGCACTACAAGGAAGAGAATTGAATGGCTTAGCTGAGAAAGAAATGCGAAAAATACGTGGTAAGGATATAGCGTTTATTATGCAAAACCCGATGAATGCTTTTACACCTGTTTTTACGATAGGACACCAACTGATAGAAACAATACGCTCTCATACACAATGGAATAAAAAACAAGCTAGAGAGCTTGCCATCGAGGCTTTACAACATGTGAACTTACCTAATCCGGTTAATCTTTTAAAACAGTATCCTTTTCAATTAAGTGGCGGTATGCTTCAAAGGGTTATGATTGCTACTGCAGCATGCTTACATCCAGCTGTTATTATTGCAGATGAACCAACAACTGCACTTGATGTAAACAATCAGAAGAAGGTGTTACATCACTTAGATCAAATACGTTCTGAATATGGCTCAGCCATTTTATTAATTTCTCATGATTTAGGTGTCATTTCAGAAATGGCTGATGAAGTAGTAGTTATGCAAAACGGCAAAATAGTCGAACAAGCAGATGTCTTTCAATTATTTAATGAGCCACAGTCTGATTATACGAAGAGGCTATTAAATGCACGTTCAATATTACACATAGAAGAATATATAAATTGA